Sequence from the Chloroflexota bacterium genome:
TCATCAAAAAGGTGGCCCAGGTCTGACCTGAAGGGCTTGGCGTATCATTACGTGCCATATACTTCTGGACCGTGCGTTTGCTGACTTTGATGCCCGGTTTGAGGAGTTCGCCCCGAATGCGTTCCGCTCCCCAGGTCAGGTTGTCCGCGGCCATTTGCCGGATGAGTGAAATGGTCTCAGCAGGGATTCTCGGTGATTGTGACTTGGGATTGGACTTACGCCGCCAGATGATGCGGAACAGTTCACGGTGCCAACGCAGAAGGGTACCGGGTTGGACAATGAGCAGCGCTTGCTTCCAGAATGGAGTGGCTCGGGCGAGCAACAGCAGTTTGATGCGATCGAAGTTATTGAGTTGCGGATGCTTGCTCTGGCGTTGAAGGATAATGAGTTGCTGACGCAGGAGGGCGTTTTCGGCGACGAGATCGGCTTTGCCGCGCGTCAAGTCGGCGGTAGTACCACGCACAAGGGAAAGGGTGTTGGGTTTGAGCCAGCGTTTGAAGTGATATTGCGCGGCAACGAAGAATCGACGGCGGGATTGACGGACGTTTGATAGCATGTCGCTGCTGCTCCCGTTTTGGAGATGTGAAAGCGGGAGGATAGCAGTTTGTCGCCTGCAAA
This genomic interval carries:
- a CDS encoding integrase codes for the protein MLSNVRQSRRRFFVAAQYHFKRWLKPNTLSLVRGTTADLTRGKADLVAENALLRQQLIILQRQSKHPQLNNFDRIKLLLLARATPFWKQALLIVQPGTLLRWHRELFRIIWRRKSNPKSQSPRIPAETISLIRQMAADNLTWGAERIRGELLKPGIKVSKRTVQKYMARNDTPSPSGQTWATFLM